The Anolis carolinensis isolate JA03-04 chromosome 1, rAnoCar3.1.pri, whole genome shotgun sequence genome window below encodes:
- the LOC100566279 gene encoding olfactory receptor 11L1-like produces the protein MLNGTSAPEFILLGFPGLQKFWFLLFITFLTAYLFILLGNVLIIIIINMDMDLRIPMYFFLSNFSFLEICYTSVTVPRLLVDFLTGSRAISFQRCITQMYFFFFFGTTEFLLLATMAYDRYLAICHPLRYPILMNGRACVRLALTSWLGGSITPFLPTAIISQLRFNSSNQINHFFCDTGPLIELSTGDTLVAQTLVFLISAVIVPMSFLLTLISYALIIFAISHIPSASGRYKAFSTCSSHLMVVTIFYGTVIFMYLCPRSGRSSDMNKMISVFYAVVTPMLNPIIYTLRNKDVKRALEKILNQVKDKWWMHGGKAFLTKET, from the coding sequence ATGCTGAATGGCACTTCAGCTCCAGAATTCATCCTGCTGGGCTTCCCTGGGCTCCAGAAGTTCTGGTTCCTCTTATTCATCACTTTCTTGACAGCCTACCTCTTCATACTCCTTGGAAATGTTTTGATCATTATTATCATAAATATGGATATGGACCTACGTATCCCCATGTACTTCTTCCTGAGCAATTTCTCATTCCTGGAAATATGCTACACCTCGGTCACTGTCCCTCGGCTTCTGGTGGACTTCCTCACTGGCTCCCGTGCCATCTCCTTCCAGAGGTGCATCACCCAgatgtatttcttcttcttctttggtacCACAGAATTCCTCCTCTTGGCTACCATGGCTTATGATAGGTATTTAGCCATCTGCCACCCACTGCGGTATCCAATACTCATGAATGGCCGTGCTTGTGTACGCTTGGCCTTGACTTCCTGGCTGGGTGGCTCCATCACCCCATTCTTACCCACAGCCATCATCTCCCAGCTCCGCTTCAACAGCAGCAACCAGATCAACCACTTCTTCTGTGACACAGGCCCACTGATTGAGCTTTCAACTGGTGACACCCTTGTGGCTCAGACTTTGGTTTTTCTTATCTCTGCAGTGATTGTGCCCATGTCTTTCCTTCTGACTTTGATTTCTTATGCCCTGATCATTTTTGCCATCTCTCACATCCCATCTGCTTCTGGAAGGTACAAGGCCTTTTCCACATGTTCCAGCCACCTCATGGTGGTTACCATCTTCTATGGCACAGTCATCTTCATGTACCTCTGTCCACGTTCTGGCCGGTCTTCTgacatgaacaaaatgatatctGTTTTCTATGCTGTAGTCACTCCTATGCTGAATCCTATCATTTACACCCTAAGGAACAAAGATGTGAAAAGAGCTCTGGAGAAAATTCTCAACCAAGTAAAGGACAAGTGGTGGATGCATGGAGGAAAAGCTTTCCTCACTAAGGAGACATAG